CTCAAGCACCTCCTCGCGGGATTCTGGTACACCGACCCCTACCGCGTGGCGGCGATGACGGCCATCTACGCGGTGCCGCTCGCGTCCCTGGGGCTGCAGGTGACTGCCGACGGCGCGGGACGGGTGGTCTCGGCGCTGACCGACCGCCTCCTCGCGGGCAGGTTCCGCATCGCCCCCCAGCGCGTGGTGTCCATCGTCCTCGCGGCCCTGTTCGTCGTGGGCGTCTTTGGAGCCGCCGCCGCGGCCGCGCCGTGCACCGCGCAGGCCGGTGCGGACGACGATGCCGACGAGCTGGCGGCGATCTCACAGCAGATGGTCAACAAGAACTACGCCGGGGGGCGCGCAGGATACAACGCCGAGAAGAGCGCGTTCGTGGACCAGGTCCTCGCCCTCGTGGGCCCCGACGCGGTGGTGCTCAACGAGCCCTACGACGGCTCCGTCTACGCCTATGGCGTGAACGGTCTCAACGCCTACTATCGCTACATGTCCGGCTACGGCACGGGGGGAGAGACCCGTCAGAGCAGGTCGCTTCGCCTGGCGCTCTCCAAGCTCTGCGGCCTCTCGCGACCGGACGTCGCCTCGGCCCTCGCGCAGGACGACGTCCAGTACCTCATGATCCTGGACCAGTACGGGGACCTGGGCGGACAGTTCCCGCCCTATGAGCCCGCACAGTGGATCGGCATCGAGTCGGTCACCGACGAGACTCCCGGCTTCGAGGTGCTCCTGTCGCAGGGGCGCATGCGCCTGTACCGCATCGTGGGCACGCAGGGGACGGAGTAGGGTACGGTCCACCCTCCCGTGGGCCGCAAGCTCTGCCCCGCACCCCTGTGTTCAAATTACTTCATAATCTAAATATATTGAACATAGCGTATGCTGGAAGGCATGGATTTTCGGGCCGCGCGCCCGCGCGCCGTGCGCCCTCGTCGGGCCCCGGGGCAATCCGAAGGATGGAGACGCAGATGAAGAAGTATCAGGCGATACTCATGGCGGCGGGCGTGGGCAGCCGACTCTCGGCCCACACGCGCAAGCCCAAGAGCACCCTCGGCATAGACGACCAGGACGGCGAGACAATCATCGGGCACACGTGCCGGCAGCTCAGCGAGCGCGACTTCAAGATCAACGTCGTGGTGGGCTATCGCAAGGAGAGCGTCAAGGTGCAGCTCCGAGACTGGCCCGTCCGCTTCTACGAGAACCCCTTCTACCGCGTTACCAACTCGATCGGCTCGCTGTGGTTCGCGCGCGAGGCCCTCGTCCACGCCCAGGAGAGGGGCCAGGACGTGCTTCTGGCCAACGCGGATGTCTACTTTGGCGAGGACCTCGTCGACCGTCTCATGCTCTGCCCCGACGGACTCGTGATGTTCGGTGACTCGTCGCGCACCAAGGTGGGTGACTACTTCTTCAGGACCAACGACCAGGGCATGCTCGTGGGCAACGGCAAGGGGCTCGACGTCTCCGAGCGCACCTGCGAGTACGTGGGCATAGCCAAGGTGGCCAGCGAGATGCTCCCCTCCTTTATCGCCCAGCTCGACTACCTGATCTGGAACGGGAAGTTCGACATGTGGTGGGAGGACGCGTTCTACAGCTTCAAGGAGATGGCTCCCGTCAGGGTCCTGGACGCGGAGGGCTCCTTCTGGGGCGAGGTCGACACAATCGAGGACTACCAGCGCATCCTCGACCACACGGCGGGCGGTGAGGGGCGATGAACGCCATGACCCAAGGGACCGACAAGACCGACAAGACCGCGCTGCGTCCAGAGGTCCTCTTCACGGTGGGTCCCACCCAGATGTCCCCCCAGACCCTCGCGTGTGCGGGGCGTCAGGTGCCCTACTTCAGAAACCAGGCCTTCTCTGACGTGGTCCTGGAATGCGAGCGATTCGTCCTGGAGTTCGCGCACGCCCCCCAGGGCTCGCGGATGGTGCTCCTCACGGCGAGCGGAACCGGTGCCATGGAGGCCACGGTCACGAACTGCCTCGACGCGTCCGACCGGGCCCTCGTGATCGTGGGCGGCGGCTTCGGCAGACGCTTCTCGGCGCTGTGCGAGCGCCACGGGATAGCCCACGACGACCTCGAGCTGGATTCTGAGGAGGCGCTCACGCAGGAACGCCTAGCCGCCTTCGAGGGCGCGGGGCACACGGCCCTTCTGGTCAACCTCCACGAGACCTCGACCGGGCAGCTCTACGACCTGCCCATGCTCTCAGACTTTTGCCAGCGTAACCAGATGACACTCGTCGTGGACGCTATCAGCTCGTTTGCCGCAGACAGGATCGACATGGCCGCCTCCTGCATAGACGCACTCATCGTGAGCTCGCAGAAGGCGCTCGCGCTCGCCCCGGGGATCTCCCTCGTGCTGCTCTCGCCGCGCATGCTGGAGGAGCGCGTGGCGCGCATCACGTCGCCGACCCTCTACTTCGACTTCGCCGACTACCTCGTCAACGGCACGAGGGGCCAGACCCCCTTCACCCCTGCCGTGGGAATCGTCTACGAGCTGCTCGAGCGGCTGCGGCGTATCGATGCCTCAGGTGGGATTGACACGGAGGTCGCGCGCACCCGCACTTTAGCCAGGGACTTTCGCGGCCGCATCGCTGAGCTGAACGTGGGGGCGCCGAGCTTTCCGATGTCGAACGCCCTGACGCGCGTGATCTTGCCCAAGCCGGTGGCGGGCGAGACGGTCAGAGCGCTCGCGGAGGAGGGGCTCTTCGTGAACCCCTGCGGCGGTGTGCTCGGCGAGCGATGCTTTAGGGTGGCGCACATAGGCGACCTGAGTGAGAAGGACAACGCGCAGCTGGTCATAGCCCTTGGCGAAGTGCTGGAGAGCCTGGGAGCCTAGCGTCTCCGGCGGTTCTCGCGTCCCCCGCGCTCGTCCGCCTCGCGCAGCGCCTCGGTCTGCGTGAGGGTGGTGAGCTTCTTTTTGAGCGTCGTGATCTTCTGATCCTGCGTGAGCGTGCGCACGAGCAGAACGATGATGCCGCAGAAGAAGATGAAGTTCGAGGGAGAGCCAAATCCCAGCAGGTCAGAGGCCGCATAGGCAATGCCGGGAAAGACCGCGACCAAAAGCAGCGCAAGGGAGAGCCCCAGCCAGAAGATGGAGTCCACGATCTCGAGCCCGGCCTTCCTGATTCTGCGTATGACAACGACCAGGACGAGGACGGAGAAGACGAAGAGGGAGACTCTAAGCAGACCGGTCATGTGAGATCACCTGAACCACTGTGCGAGGAGGATGGACGTGCAGGCGCGCGCCATGTAGGAGACGGAGCGCGCGAGGCCGAGGTAGCTCTCGCCGGCCTGACGCTCGCGCATCTGCACTTGGACCTCGCGCACCTTTGCCCCGTGGCGCATGAGGTAGGCCACGGAGTCGGGCTCGGGCCCAAAGTCGAAGCGCCGCGCGAACTCCTGCATCATCCTCCGGTTGTACAGGCGCATGCCCGACGTGGGGTCGGTGAGGGTCTGGCCGGTGGTCAGGCGAATGATCACCGTGAGCAGGCGGGACCCGATCATGCGCGCCGAGAGGGACTTCTGCTCGTCCACGAACCTTGAGCCTATGACGATGTCCGCGCCCGCGCGGTCCATCTCGTCGACCATCTGGGCCACGTGGTCGGGAACGTGCTGTCCGTCTGCGTCGAACTGGATGACCGCGTCGTAGCCGTGGGCCAGGGCATACTTGACGCCGGTCTGGAAGCCCCCTGTGAGACCGAGGTTGGTGGGGTGGCTCACGAGGTTGTAGCCATGCTCGCGGCAGACGGCCTCGGTGGCGTCGGAGGAACCGTCGTTCACGATGAGGTAGTCGCAGCCGGTGCGGGCAGAGACGAACTCCTCGACCGTGGGCACGATCGACTCCTGCTCGTTGTACGCCGGGATTATCGCAAGTACGTTCATGGGGTCGGGGAACTCCTCGGGAAGTCGCGAGTCAATCCCACCTACTATAGCCAATTCTGCTGACGGAAAGCCGCCAGGGGGTTGCCTCTCGCGCCTACTCCACGACCTCGTCCGCCGCCTCCAGCTCCTCGGCCTTCCTGACGGCGAGCAGGTTGGCGAACGCCACGGCGCAGACTCCCGCGACGAGCTTTCCCACCAGCACCGGGACGATGAGCGAGGGC
This is a stretch of genomic DNA from Thermophilibacter immobilis. It encodes these proteins:
- a CDS encoding phosphocholine cytidylyltransferase family protein, with the translated sequence MKKYQAILMAAGVGSRLSAHTRKPKSTLGIDDQDGETIIGHTCRQLSERDFKINVVVGYRKESVKVQLRDWPVRFYENPFYRVTNSIGSLWFAREALVHAQERGQDVLLANADVYFGEDLVDRLMLCPDGLVMFGDSSRTKVGDYFFRTNDQGMLVGNGKGLDVSERTCEYVGIAKVASEMLPSFIAQLDYLIWNGKFDMWWEDAFYSFKEMAPVRVLDAEGSFWGEVDTIEDYQRILDHTAGGEGR
- a CDS encoding pyridoxal-phosphate-dependent aminotransferase family protein; translation: MTQGTDKTDKTALRPEVLFTVGPTQMSPQTLACAGRQVPYFRNQAFSDVVLECERFVLEFAHAPQGSRMVLLTASGTGAMEATVTNCLDASDRALVIVGGGFGRRFSALCERHGIAHDDLELDSEEALTQERLAAFEGAGHTALLVNLHETSTGQLYDLPMLSDFCQRNQMTLVVDAISSFAADRIDMAASCIDALIVSSQKALALAPGISLVLLSPRMLEERVARITSPTLYFDFADYLVNGTRGQTPFTPAVGIVYELLERLRRIDASGGIDTEVARTRTLARDFRGRIAELNVGAPSFPMSNALTRVILPKPVAGETVRALAEEGLFVNPCGGVLGERCFRVAHIGDLSEKDNAQLVIALGEVLESLGA
- a CDS encoding DUF2304 domain-containing protein, translating into MTGLLRVSLFVFSVLVLVVVIRRIRKAGLEIVDSIFWLGLSLALLLVAVFPGIAYAASDLLGFGSPSNFIFFCGIIVLLVRTLTQDQKITTLKKKLTTLTQTEALREADERGGRENRRRR
- a CDS encoding glycosyltransferase family 2 protein, with protein sequence MNVLAIIPAYNEQESIVPTVEEFVSARTGCDYLIVNDGSSDATEAVCREHGYNLVSHPTNLGLTGGFQTGVKYALAHGYDAVIQFDADGQHVPDHVAQMVDEMDRAGADIVIGSRFVDEQKSLSARMIGSRLLTVIIRLTTGQTLTDPTSGMRLYNRRMMQEFARRFDFGPEPDSVAYLMRHGAKVREVQVQMRERQAGESYLGLARSVSYMARACTSILLAQWFR